From the Candidatus Eisenbacteria bacterium genome, the window GGCGGCAACGGGGCCACAGAAGACGTCCCCTATTCCTACTTCTACCGCTACCTGCCCCCGACGGCCTATGTCGCGGCGCTCTCGAGCCTCTTTCTCTCCCCATGGACCGGCTATCTGGTCTGGGTGATCGCGACAGAGCTTCTGCTTCTCCTGGCGGTGCGGGGGATCCTTCGGTTTCCGGGCGCGAGGGGAGCGGATCGACGCCTCCAAGCGGGGATCTGGCTCGGCTTCCTCCCCTTCTACTTGGAGCAGTGGATGGGCCAGTTCTCGCTCTTGATGGCCTTCTTCCTCTGGACCATCCTGCGCGGCGCGGAGACCGGCCGATCCGCGGGCATGCGAGAAGCGCCACCCGGAAAGGGAGGGCTCATCGCCTGGGCTGCCTCCATCGCCCTGAAGAGCTACACGGCGCTCTTCGCCTTGAGTTACCTGCGGCGCGGGTGGATCCGTCCGGTGCTCTATGCGGCGGGACTGGTGATCCTCTCCTGCGCGCCCTACTACCTGGCCAGGCCCGAAGATCTCGGCACATTCCTCGAGCTGAATCTCGGCCTATTCCCCGGCGAGATCTACCCGGGAACGCTGGGACTGAGCGCCTTCGTCCGTCAGGCGGGATGGTGCCTGCCCGATGAGCTGGCGAGCCGGCGCCTGGCCCTTGCGGGACTCGATGTCTCCGTGGGCAACCTACCGGTCGTCGCCGCGAACCTGCTGATCCTCGGCCTCTCGGTGTGGATCGTTCTCCGCCACGGGAGGAGGTGCTCCATGACGCTCCAGATCTCTCTCTGGGTGCTGGCCTTCTTCCTGATCTTCAAAGACGTTTGGGAGTACCACTACGTCATGCTGCTGCCGGTCCTGAGCGTCCTGGCCCTGCGCTATCGCTCGCCTCTGATCCCGTGGCTCGCCCTCGCGCTGGCCCTGCCAACTCCTTACCTGCTAGTGGCCGATCGGCAGGGGGGCCTGACGCAGATCGGAAGCCTGATCCAGCACGCGAGCAAGGCGCTGCCCACGCTCGCGCTCTTCATCTGGGTCGTCGCGACAGCGCGGCGGGAAGCGAACAGAGGGACCGGCGCGCGGGGCCCGATCGGAAGCCGCGCCGCCACGCTACCCTAGGGCTTCGGCTCCTCCGGCCTCTTCCTCTCGCCTTCGGGAGGGGCATCTCCCTTCAGTCCGCCCTTGAACTCGTTGATTCCGCGGCCGAGCGACCGGGCGAGCTCCGGGATTCTCTTCGCGCCGAAGAGAATCAAGACGATCAGGAGGATGACGAGGATCTCACGGAAACCGAACTGCATCGGGCACCCTTCCTTCCTCAGGGAATCGGCTCCGCGGATCAGATCCGCGGGGAGTCTTCCATTCCCCTCACAGAGAGCCTACACGAGAAGGCGGCGGGCCGGTACCGCTCAGTGGGGAGGCAGCGTGTCGGGGAAGTCGCTGCCGAGGATCAGCAGGGCGTCGGCCTCAGGCGCCTCGACCCTCTGCTCGATCATCTCCCCCACTCCGAGCGCTTCCCGCAATCGATCGGCGACCGCCTCGGCCGCGTCGCGCCGCCCGGAGCGCAACACCACGAGGGTGCGCCTGTAGTCGGCTCGATCGGCATTGCGCGTCTCGAAGACATCGAACCCCTGCCGTCTCAGCCAGCGCTCCACCCTTGCGCCAAGGCCGGGCCGCCCACAGCCATTCATGAGGATCAGCGTCGGAGCGCCGATGCCCGGGAACCTGGGCTCCGGCGCGACCGTGGCCACGGCCGTCAGGCGCTCGGCGCGCTTTCGCGAGGGGGGGCCAGAGGCGCGATAGCCAAGGTAGATGCTGAATCCGAAGAAGCCGACCAGCGCGAGCAGAACCGCCGTGGCGATCCCGCGGCCCCACGAGCCGGCCTTGCCTGCCTTCTTGCGGCGCTTCGGCATCAGAGCCATCCACGGCGGGCCAGGAACTCCCGCGCCCGCCGGTAGGTCTCATCGAGCGACTCGGGAAGCAGCTTGCGCTGAGCGAGTATCGGCATGAAGTTGGTGTCTCCCACCCACCTTGGGACGATCTCGAGCCCCAGGTGTTCCCCCGGCTTGCCTTCCCTGAAGCCGATCGTCATCCCTTGAGGGCCGTACAGCTCCCGGACCGCCTCGGCGGCGATCTGCCCGAGCCGCCAGAATTCGGTCCTCTCGGCGTCGCCGAGCTCCGCATGACGGATCATGTGACGGATCGGATGGACGGTCAACTGCCCCGAATTGTAAGGGCGCGCGGAAACGGCGAGCAGGGCGTGCGGCCGCTTCGCAAGGA encodes:
- a CDS encoding DUF2029 domain-containing protein — encoded protein: MSLKEGRWALAAGVVVHLLMLLSLRGQFLNPLFVEARDSHGQAADYFGIYAAGDHLVHGRSIYQTNAGGNGATEDVPYSYFYRYLPPTAYVAALSSLFLSPWTGYLVWVIATELLLLLAVRGILRFPGARGADRRLQAGIWLGFLPFYLEQWMGQFSLLMAFFLWTILRGAETGRSAGMREAPPGKGGLIAWAASIALKSYTALFALSYLRRGWIRPVLYAAGLVILSCAPYYLARPEDLGTFLELNLGLFPGEIYPGTLGLSAFVRQAGWCLPDELASRRLALAGLDVSVGNLPVVAANLLILGLSVWIVLRHGRRCSMTLQISLWVLAFFLIFKDVWEYHYVMLLPVLSVLALRYRSPLIPWLALALALPTPYLLVADRQGGLTQIGSLIQHASKALPTLALFIWVVATARREANRGTGARGPIGSRAATLP
- a CDS encoding twin-arginine translocase TatA/TatE family subunit, which encodes MQFGFREILVILLIVLILFGAKRIPELARSLGRGINEFKGGLKGDAPPEGERKRPEEPKP
- a CDS encoding LytR family transcriptional regulator, translated to MALMPKRRKKAGKAGSWGRGIATAVLLALVGFFGFSIYLGYRASGPPSRKRAERLTAVATVAPEPRFPGIGAPTLILMNGCGRPGLGARVERWLRRQGFDVFETRNADRADYRRTLVVLRSGRRDAAEAVADRLREALGVGEMIEQRVEAPEADALLILGSDFPDTLPPH